The Neodiprion lecontei isolate iyNeoLeco1 chromosome 2, iyNeoLeco1.1, whole genome shotgun sequence genome segment CCACTGTAAATCTCGCGTGGCCATTTTTCACGCGTCTGAATTTTACTACCTGAACGAAACTGTCACAAATCCGGTTCGATTTCGGTTTCAGATTGAACATTTGTCGCAAAACCGAAGCCGAAACTACCCAATTGTGCAGAAGATTGCGAACCGAAGTATTTGCAAAATACTTCAAAGAGCTACCGCCAAATTTTTTGCACATGGCGGAGGTAATGGTTGACGGATTGTGGGTCATCGACACGACCTTAAACACGGATACAGTTTTCGCCGTGGCTTACCGTTTGAATGGGTTGACATGTGGGTGTATATTTTTACCCGTTGCCTTGACGCACGTATTCGCCATACCGAAATCTGCAATTAGTTATAACTTTAACGTTTCTCTTACAGATCACAAACCCCTGAGCACGTGGAGCTGGCTCAATCTGAAGTATCGTGAACTTATTTACACACTTCTTGGTAATTGTTATTAAGAAGTCAGATAGAATGATAGAATACGTTTAAATCACACGTAGTGCGCAGTTCTTATTTTCGATTCACCGTCACTCTGAATTTCTCATTTCCAGGCTCATCCATCTTCGGCCCTGTATTGCGTGTGTACTTCAAACACTTGCTAGCATTCCAGTACTGGATGACACTAAACTTCCCAGTCGTTGCATGGATTCGGTACGGAAAAGAAGAATCTAAGATAAATCCCTAtccaaaattcaaataactATGACGTGTCACGTTTCATGTATGTTTCTTTAACCGTGATATTATTTTAACCGAACCAGTTTCAAAGAAAAAGGAGACAGCCCTTCAAATAGCAATGATATGTAAGTGAGCAATGGGATTTGAGGGTGAAGAAAGTTATTAGCGAAATGTAACGTGACGTTCGAAAGTGTTTAGTGAGTAATTTCACATCGCGTTCGTAGAATATTGGTGGGATAAGTATTGCAACATCTTTCAATTCAAAGTCttgacttgtttttctttgattCTTTAATCTTCAATTGACTGACTTCAGTTTGATTGGTATCAACCGATAGCGAATTTAAAAGATGCTTTTAGTTATAACAACATTTTCGTATTACGCTGACAAGACGACTATCAAATTATCCTGTCGGCATAGTTGTAAATAACTTGCGGATTTTTCACGCGAAAAAATGTGATAACAGTAAATTAAGATCGCTGTATTTGTGCAAGCTACGGGGTATTAAAAAACTTCaataagaaataagaaatattCCATGTTTTTTTACCAATAATTACAGTACACCTTATACTTTTACccgtgtatttttttcttctattcctTGAAACTTCTCACATTCATATTTACGCTTCAAATATACGGACAACGTTGATTTTATTCTGAAAGGAATTTTCAACAGATGCGCAATTATTTCCAAGGGCGTGACTGTTACGACAGATGTGTCTGcgtttttgttcaaataattACTCACGCAAAAAGAAGGTAAAAATGTGCTAAATCACGCGGACGGTACGACGATGCAATACGACGTAGCCCGAAGCACATTATCGAAACAATCTCTTCTACCGAGTATCTGAGCCGGACGCAAAAATTGTTTAACCGAAACGCATTTCGAGTCATCGATTCCTTCCAATCCAAAATTTCATAGCTTGTGAATATGCTATTTTTTATACAGATGGTCAGTAGCGCATACATAAGCATTGCACATTTCGGAACATGAAAATGATTCGCGATTTCTTAAACTCTTAAATTTCCGTTCAACCTCAATtgattatacaatatttttcagaaatgGATGTCAGTCTATATTTAGTTTACAATTGTAATCGCTAATGTATCGCGGTTccgtaatgaaaaataatgattagtTATGAAGTATTAATCTGTTCTTAAGGTTGTCATTATGTTTTTCTGGTATCCTTATTCCACGTCGTTATCACTGCGGGCATCGGGACATCAGAAATTCAGTAATCTGGTTGATTAAGATCTTAAAACCAATTTATAGTGTGCAACAGTCACGCATTTGTTGTCATCGTAGAGAGTATATAATTATCAGGTACGCGTTAGATAGGGCTTTTACCTCTCAAGGACGAATTAACTGTAAGttaaagtatgaaaaattagaaaaaaggagaaacCTCATTTCAAAAACCCCCAGAAATGTTATGTGAtccaataatttaaaaaatgattctatAACTATCAAGAACGTTCAAGACGATTTTCAaccttatattttttatatgatcgTAATGTTTGCGGGCTTATTTTGCTCGTTGACCAGATACTCATAAATTATCTGAGAAACATTAGAGAAATCTTACGTTATATTGCGATTAGAACGCGCAAATGTAATCGCTGACGAACATCTGTTAAAACATACTTGGacaaatctatttttattcaatttagaGATgcttaggttaggttaggatTAGATTAGCAAAACATCTATTTTGCCGTATTCAAACatacgtttgttaacagtaAATAAACTCTCCTCTCAGCGCAAGGTCGCAAGCTatatcaaaacaaaattcaagatcTTGACTTGCGCAGTTCGATCGCCATCTCGTCAAGATATGAATTTAATTCCCAGTGGGGATTCAATCGGCGCTCTGTCGTTGAATATAAGGTGAGAGTCGTTAAACGTGTTTTGCATAAGTACTCTGCAGTTAGGCGGGACAAGATGCGGTCCAAGGAAAAACACATTGACGATGGTATGTATACAGTTCTCATATCGAAGAAAATTGCGTTCCACATCACTTTTCAAGTTTAATCTAATTTCAATTGTGAGATGCTTATCGCGTATCACTGTCAATTAAAAAAACCATGCACGGACATGGgcgatttaaaaaaactacTTTAACACATACTTGTCACCATGGGATGCATTTCACAGTCCAACCTGCGACCGTGGATCAGCATTTCAGGATACTTGTAGCCGACGAAGACACCATCGACTACGATGAGTCTGAGCAAGTTACTCCAGCGGATCTTCCCGAGTGGTATGATGCAAAATTGTACAAAGCGTAAGTGTTAAGCTCGAGTTTCAATGTTGGGTTAGTGATGATTTGGAAATTTGGTTCGATGATCTAAATTCCGTTTGACATCGCAGAGGGCAAGATTACTACCGTTCCAACAGCCTTGGATTAACCACTGCGATCATATGTGGTCTTGTAGCTGTGCTGGCTGTTCCTTCGATCTTGAAGGTCGGTATTATAGTATTTATGAAGCATTCTGCGATGTAACTTGTAACTTGAGAAGAAAGATGAAATGCGTTCGTGCCGATACCGCCCCTTTCAGTATCGTCGTTACTCTTCGGCTGTATTCTTGAAATCGTCCGATTGCGCTTCGTTGCAGGTTCTCATCTATACCAAAAAGAGTGGAACGGCATGCGCAGCGTTCAAAAGATATCTCGAAACAAGTTTGCATACTCGAGCGTGGTACATGGCGGATTTGAACGTTATTAATTCGGAGTAAGTGAACGGAGCTGGACTTCGTTACCTTGCGTTAAGTATCGGTTGCTACAAGTAGCAGAATAACCGTAAGCTCAATCATGTCTGACCTCGGGTTATCCAAATCTGGCCCAGCTGGTTCAAGTCAACGAATACAGTTCGCTGGAAGCATTGCCTCGCAAATCGACGAGCCCTCCGGGATGGAATCGGGGGAATCACTCATCGGGACATGGCGCTCACTCAGTATGGTCTGATCGGCTACGTTCTGCTCGAACCGGAATCTTTGGGTCTGACAAACACCAAGGATCAGCGAGAGGGAATCAACCACGTGTTGAGAGTCGTTGGACATATGCTTGGCATTTCAGATCGGTAAACTGTCATTCCTATACGTGTAACTGAGAAACCAATTCAATTGCGTGAAAAGAATGCACGCACCGATAAATATGGGGCACTCCACTTGACGTCGGTAAAGGGTTGAtcgtgacattttttattttcaccaagGATTTTTCCTACGCTAGTACGTCCCCTGAAAAACtgcaaaagaaaattttcaaattattttaatcactAGTCTTTAACccgtgattttttaaaaacatctCAAAAACAcccaaaattatttttttatcattttatattcACATGTATGACTCGTGCTGCAGATTGAACATTTGTCGGAAGAACGAAGCTGAAACTACGGCATTGTGTAGAAGATTGCAAGCCGAGGTATTCGGCAAGTACTTCGAAGAAGTTCCTCCGAATTTTGTCGACATGGCGACAGCGCTGCTGGATGGGATGTGGAGCATCGACATGAGCATAGATACCGGGGCCATTTTTGCGTTCAGTTACAAGTTGAACAGGGTGCCATGTGGGTTATCATTTCTGTGTTATTTTATCACCAGGTTTATACTCCGAGACAGGGGGTGATTATCTAATCGCCTTAATGTTTTTTCAGATACAAAACCTCTGAGCACGTATAGCTGGCTGGTACTCAAATACCGCGAAGCATCTCACAAACTGTGTGGTAATTATAATTGCCTGGAATTAATGacgaaattcaattattcgcaACGTTCAGAAACATGTTatacaaaattgcaaaacatGAATTCGATTCGTTCACGCCTTTGACGAATGCGATAATTAGCCAAAGTCCAACTGCGTTAAGGGGGGCTTTGCTTTTACACAGCTGAAAATAACGCTTTATTTCAGCATTTTTCGTCGATTAAATTCGAGATTTGCACATGCATTTGTTATGTATTattagaaaatattgtgtaattaCCTGAATACATAACAAATATATGTGGAAAGCTCGAATTTAATCGACCGTACAGTTTGGTCaggaaaaattctcaaataaGACATTATTTTATGCTTGGAGAAAACAAATCCTCCCTTAATTTTAATGacatagaaagaaaataaacaccTTATAAGTGATCGCAGCAGTTGAAATGACCAGTGACGAGTGGCTGTAAAGATTCTATTGACGTAAATTGAAACGTTTCTTCACTGGTTCACAAAATCACTTATTACTCGTACATAGATGTACTTTGTCACACAATGTTACGTTTCTCATTGTATCGAGGTTTTTGGTTTTgcataattatcattttatcgCTTTCAGGAACTCCCGGCATCGGTGTCTTTGTTCGTGcgtattacaattttttaataaactttaATTTCTTGCTGATAAAGAAATGGCCGGTAATAGCTTGGCTTCAGTACGGCTTTGAACAGTCCAAGATATATCTGTACCCGCAACTGCAGAAGTAAGAAAATTTCgcatagaaattttataaactaCTAACATTAGTTTTTATTACATTCATTTAAGGGgtaacaaattattatatacctataaaatATGGTAACCATGGACGCAAGATTCAATACGGTCAGAAGTAATTTCGAAGTATATGTTGACAGAAGAATATTGAAATGATTATTGattctttgaataaaataattaaatttcaaagacTACAacttttcgaatgaaaaatttggattGATGTATTGTTTGGATTGATGTAATGTATGTGCACTGTTCAATAATAGTAAGTACTTTTTAGCAATTCTTTGACAAGAATTTTTGAGCTATTATTTCACGCatcgattttttatcattaatttATACGTAATGTGACGTTGTGTAGAGAATGTGACTGAAAATATACGATAATGCGTTATTCagttttttgcattttataaaaatttccggcaaggtaaagagaaaagaacTCGAGGCGtttgttataaattatataattttactAATAATAACCAGTAAAATGTGCCAACTGTGCGTTTTCCATTCTGCAACCTTAACACTTGGGCGAAAAACCCCCGCAACTGTTCGAAAACttgcgtatatatacataatatataactCAATTATAACCCCTTTAAATTTACACGGAAAAAATGATCAATATATACAAATCCGGgcaatataaaaataactgCGCAATCAATTGCATATGAATATATGCAGTCGTCGATATgctgttataaacaattatttataactatagtataaatatatttacacttATCGAATCGTGAGTCGAACATACTTCTAATTATAATATCAGAGTCGATGACTCGTTTGCAGCAGCTGTACGATTCAGGAACTTTTCGTCATCTGGGAGGAATAATTTAGGGTCAAAGCTCGAATCGTTTCTCATTTCGCATATTGCTCCTTCAATACTCTCCTTAAAATCTTTCCGGAAGGATTTTTTGGTATGGTATCAACGAAGATGACACCGcctgaaaaaatgaattatggaaaataattAGGCAAAATATCACATGTGTGCGTGTGTCAGTGTGCGCAGGTAACATTGATACGAAAGTTGTTAAGACCTTTCAGTTCCTTATACTCGGAAACTTTTCCCTTGACAAAGTCTTGCACATCCTTTTCTTTGAGTGTTTTATCCTTTTTGAGCAGGACAAACGCCCTCGGTAATTCTCCGCTTCGTTCGTCCGGAATACCGATAACAGCGGCTTCCTCAATGTCCGGGTGCGTTCTGAGCAAAGCTTCAAGTTCCGCTGGTGGAACCTGACgaggaaaaatgaattgaaattgttaGAATTGTCCCTGCCCCACCCACCGAGTATTAGTACACAATCAACTCATATTTCACTGATTgccggtgaaaaaattaagtctACTCGAAGACAATGGTTGACTACATGCCAATCGGAAGATCGCGAATATCGATAAATGAATGAAAGTTGTCGGTAAATTGACTTTTTCTCGGCAAAATATAGTCAAGAGATGTCTTTACATTTTAATCATTAACTAAATAATGTTGTCGAtctgtgtttttatttatatatatatatgactgAATATGAATgttctgatttttttat includes the following:
- the LOC107218828 gene encoding uncharacterized protein LOC107218828 isoform X2; this translates as MVGLTAASLAGLISVLSIPTILKVLIYTKQSGTSCTAFKRYFETILHSRAWYMDDATTKGSDWFRSLNVVRWKHMISSRRSFRDGFGGIMQRDMAYTQFGFLGYVLIEPEYLGLTNTPEEREGINHFWRVLGHMLGISDRLNICRKTEAETTQLCRRLRTEVFAKYFKELPPNFLHMAEVMVDGLWVIDTTLNTDTVFAVAYRLNGLTYHKPLSTWSWLNLKYRELIYTLLGSSIFGPVLRVYFKHLLAFQYWMTLNFPVVAWIRYGKEESKINPYPKFK
- the LOC107218827 gene encoding uncharacterized protein LOC107218827; this encodes MRSKEKHIDDVQPATVDQHFRILVADEDTIDYDESEQVTPADLPEWYDAKLYKAGQDYYRSNSLGLTTAIICGLVAVLAVPSILKVLIYTKKSGTACAAFKRYLETSLHTRAWYMADLNVINSDWFKSTNTVRWKHCLANRRALRDGIGGITHRDMALTQYGLIGYVLLEPESLGLTNTKDQREGINHVLRVVGHMLGISDRLNICRKNEAETTALCRRLQAEVFGKYFEEVPPNFVDMATALLDGMWSIDMSIDTGAIFAFSYKLNRVPYTKPLSTYSWLVLKYREASHKLCGTPGIGVFVRAYYNFLINFNFLLIKKWPVIAWLQYGFEQSKIYLYPQLQK